The nucleotide window taaactcaggtaACTTAcacttcatccttattttagtgttacccactctttgagtagtactcaaaatattatgagttttgagcttacaactttatcatttatattgatgatataataTTGAATTCctcaaattttatcattttaaggtgttaactaatgacttatcagaaaatttaaattgatcatttGATATTCTTATACGCTAGTTGTAAAATATATTGAAGTCttaagtatcataaaattaagTCTTTCATACTTTTCTTGATCGGTCACCTTAATTATTTATTCTGTAAAACTTTCAGTGATTAAGCTTGTGttctgttcaattaatctgaCCAAGGtctctcactcactcaatactcAATACAACTTGCATATGCTCAAACCATTTATTTCAAAAAGTACTAGAAAATTTACAAAAATACAATGAAGGAAGAACcactttaataatataatattaatgcgttgattttctaaaatataatgaactattgatatcatatatatttcatctttgggtgaaatattgacatatctagtattcacttAAAATCATTTATGGAGGACTtataccatccttgaggaatagtGTTATTACTTTTGGGTATACGACCCTAAACTATAAGAATAttcaaaacagtatcatcctataCCATCATAtaactatttgaaatagattctcctttgggattatctaaatctcctaatcatatgtgtcatcgtgaatattattttatttaatatcatttaggatcaattccataatgtattttatagattattggtccaggttggtggctacaagactaatacaaaaagataaaatacaatctaaaatatctcATGAATGATaagaactttattgtaattcatatctcatAAGTCTATTATCCCAAGTTACTTTAGTAATTATTGGTCAGATAAAATTtaagaagataaattataaataatattcattaaatatataTACTCAATCGGATGACGTGAGCTCCAACTCGTGGGAACACACATCACCGGCAAGAACATTAATTTGGTGCGTCCAAATAGCAACAGATCGCACGGATCCATTTATTGCTTCCTTTATTGTCGGTAGATAGGCATTATTTGGTGGTGAGACACGATTGCTTCTCGGCCGAAAAAGAACCCGCACAAGACTCGACATTTCTTCTCCATTTAATTATTTGATAGAAAGACTTTCTATAgatattttttctttctctcttttttttttcttatcggtTTTTTTCAGATTTGATTTTGTTTTCGTATGCTGAGATAATTTTGAGAGCTTCCTGACAGCAGAATGGCCGTGGTCCTTATACTAATGGTCTTTGCTAATGTCGTCAGACTCATTGTGATCTAACTTATTCCTTAATTTTACAAAAAAATTGTACCATGGGTGATGCGTGATAAGATCTCTCTAATGCTACAATAAATTACGAGATGTGTTTGAGACCAATGATTTGATGATTGGATGTCATGTATCATGTTCCAATTAATTATCACTCTCGTAACATTCTCGCATGcactcaaaattgacatttaccaACTTTGCAATAATATATTGCCACCAGAATATCTCTAGTGATGTGGATGTGGAGAACTGATCTGCACTATCTTTGTGGATCACATTCACATGCAAGATGGATTTCAGAGATATTAAATTATTCTCTCTCATTCGATCCCCTCAAGCAAGAGAGAATAATAGTTGAATGACCTCCACCGCCGACTCTTTTCTGGGTTTGTAAGGCAGTCATCCCTGTTGTGTGGTTGGATTTGTGCAGCGCAAAGAATGATCGGTGGAAGCCTTTTTCTACTCTCAAACCTCAAAACCTTCCTGTTGGTTAAATCTCTGACCAACGAAAGCTTTTTGAGAAACCTGCCTTGCTGTATGTCGCATATGGTTCACAAGTCACCTGTAACACTCATTTCTCGTCAAACAAATCTGATAAACGGATTAGATGTTTGAAAGAATTGTACAGTCCTTGagacaaaaacaaaataaatagagagagagagagagagagagagagagagagtcagataggccatatatatatatatatatatatatatatatatatatatatatatatatatatatatatatatatatatatatatatatatatatatatatatatatatatatatatatatatatatattagtaaaagtCATCTATTGTAATGGTGACATGGAATCACGACTATATTAGATTTTATGatcctttataattagataagatatatataatataattaattggatTCTGATGTCATATTTTGGTCAATAGAAAAAAGTCATAGAAAATAGAATTCATatcttatattaaatataaaatttaaattttaaatccttAACCTTCAACattaattaattttgatgttTAGAATATCATCTTTCGCCACATGTTCTCTACCTGCTTTAGTTACACTAGTCTCATCCAACAACACTAACTGGTATTTCCTATACCTCAATAAAGTATATTATAGTTTTGAGTCAATCACTTATATTGATTAAAATATGTCATcaaggacttcttttctattcagCTGTATATCACTtctcaaataaaaatatacaaaataatataataacttTGTCAAACTACTTATTATTCATCAAATTTGTCTATTATGAACCTCATAAGTTTTTTTCTATTCATGTTATCTCAATTACGTCAAGACATAATGAAATATCTTATTATCAATATGGACATGGTTCAGTTGGACGTCATGAGATTGAATTTATGAATTTAAACGAGAAGATATGCTGCTATCTAATAGGCATTTGGCTAATCTCAATCTTTATGACAAATAATTAGAAAAAGACCAGAAAAAGGTTTGCTTCAATCATACTTTTTGCTTGTTTGCTAATGAAAAAAAAGGTATAAGAAGCATACAGACTCTGTATGACATTTACAACTTGCGTAATGAGAAGCATATGACAGACCAATTAGATGAAATAGGGAGAGATATATCATGGTATTATTGAGATATATGTGGCAGTAGAGATAAAAAGCAGGCTCTCTCCCACTTGTTTTGTTCTCTCAGGTTCCCAGCAACATCCAACGAGAATAGACACAATCTTAGGCTAGAATTGTTTTGACGCATTCAATGCTCGCCACTCTGCCTCATCTCATCCGAACGAACGCCTACGTGTTGAGTGCTCGAGCGCCTATCAGCAACCATGACTTTTACTTCAAATCCGATTCAGCCAATCCACATTTGATTCTCACGAGTGTCGATTCAATTTCAGTTGTGAGAAGGAATGGATTAGAAAAGAACTACAGAAAACACACAATACATCAAAAGAGTCGGGACTTCATACAACAACAAATCTGTGGGCTTTCTTAATTGCATCGTAGACATGGCACTGGATGGAGAGAAGTATCCGAGTGCAAGAAAACACAAGAAATCCAGTAAACCGGGCTAGAAAAAGGAATTGtggacaagaaaagaaaaaaatcagtCATCAGCCACCAGGCATAACCTTGTTCGATCCAAATTGATGACGACATTTTAATTCTTTTCATTAATTGGCAATTGGAACGGAATGTTCGATTTCAACACATTTGTAACTCAGGAATCAATCACCTACCCATCCATGGTTATCATCTATtacaagaaaagaaggaaaaaaattatcaagagGGAACCTTGTGAAAGGGTGACTGCCACCAACAGATATCCGTCAACCCATACACAAAAAGATCATCTCTGCCGTCCATGTCCATGTCCATGTCCATGATCCTGCCACCttttaccaccaccaccaccaccagaccTGTAGCGATCCCAATTCTCAGTGGTCCACTGCCTGGACCATTCAGGCATCTTATTTGACCTATTATCCCTTCTTGGTTCATCATTATAACTCCACCCAGCTGGGAACTCAGTCGATCCCAGCGAACCGCCATCACCATGGAGGCTCCCATTCCTATCTCCTCGTAGGCTGCCGGGAAGCATGTGGGCCTGTGACACGGTCCCACTGGGGTATGTGCTACAGTTGTTTTGGATTGGAACATATTGTTGGTTGGGCACAGCAGCCTCTAGTATACCATTTGGTTGAGAAATAAGTTGATGGGCTGTCGTATCCTGCCTCACAACTTTAGTAGCACCTGATACGGGAGGCCATGTGGGAGGTATGGGGGAAACTTTTGACGGTTCAGCCTTTGGTAGAAATTGTGGTCTTTGTAGATTGTGGGGCAAAGCAGGTAATGCAGGCAGACATGACATGGTAGTGCAGCTGTGACCAAGAGATTCCTGTAGAGGGATCGAGGAAATGAAGGTTGTCTTGGTGACTGGGTACTGTTTACTGGGTAAATCAGAGTTAAAAACTTTCGTCTGCTGCAACGGATATCTGATGGATGTTTTTTGGGAAGGTGGAGAAGGGGCTGGGGTCCTGGTTGGAAGCAAACTCATGGGTGGAAGATTTCGAGTTGTCGAATCATTCATCATCATCCCTTCTGGCACTGAGGATATTGTTGCTGGTGCCTGAGCAGGTGATACTAAACCAGGAGTCTGAGGCCCAGAAACCACTGGAAAAACTGTAGCAGGAGGGGGTTGCAAAACCACAGAAGTAAGAGCTGCCGCTGTTCTGTTGCCTGAAAAATGAGGCTGCAAAACTGGAGTCTTTGAAAAGGCTCGAAAATCTGACCTCCAACCACTCTGCAAGCAAATAGGAACAAATGGTGAGCTTGACAACATGCAAAATAGCATAAGACCAAATGAATTGCAGTTGCAACGGTAGTTAGCAGAAGTCTCACTCTTGCAGCTTCTGAAGGAGGGGTTGGCGATGGAAGAGATGTTGGTGGTTCCTGCTCCTGGGATCTTGTTTTATGAGAACTATTCACCTTCGGGTGTGCCAAATCATTCAACATACCAGTCAATCCAACACCATTTCTTTTAAGCATATCCAGCAGCACCACCATCTCCTCACTAGTCAAGCTTTTTCCTTGGTTGGAAGTTAGAGCAAAGACGAGGTCTGGATTTTTGAGCAGCACAGCTAGCAACTCAAGGTCTGGCTCTGGAGGCCCATCACTGATTGGTGAAGCACAGGTGATGTCAGCAGCTGCCTTGGATGCAGGGGCTTCCTCAGCATCTTTAATAGGAGCACATGAAGAGCCTTCTTCAGCATCAGCATCCGGTGGCTGCTCAGTTGGGATTTCTGGTGTCAAGGTATCATCAAAATCCATTTCTCTGTCCCAAGGTTCCTTTGGATTGGGTGGGATGTCTTGGAGGCATGAGTAGAATGTTTCTTTCTCTCGCTGATTTCTCTGTGTTTGGACATCAAATTCCTTGCTGTCCTCCCCTGCACCCATACTCCATGTAGAACTTATCTGTGTCTCTGCGTAAGGAAATATGACGAAAGAAACTTTTAGAATGATTTGCGATAAGGCATCCATTTCAAACCCTTCATGCAGACTATTATTCGTTATAGTTCTCCCCGTAACATTTGTCAAGATTTGATTCGAACCAAGGCAAAACTTTCAATGCAGTTCTCCTACAGTGGTATTTACATGTATGTTCTGCTCTGGAACATCTGGCAACAAGATCAGAGTTGACAGAGAATGAAAAATATAGGACTCttgcaaagatttcaatgaagaatATGCATGGCTGCTTTCTGGAATGTCTATTTTTATAAGTCAGCTGTCCAGAGTTTATGTCAAACTTGACAAGGAATAATTCATTATTTCAATCAGCACTCTCATAGATGCAGATACTTAACTAAAAATTTAATCAGTATATAGTATGTCAAACCCTCCTAATTTTGACTTGATTCTTGTTAGAAAATTTATAAGCTGAGGATATAAACAAAAGCACTTGTAGATAATTTGTTGGTCCACTCAATCATTTGGTCCAACGATTGTTGGATATAAGCACAATCATTGTGACATCAATAGCATTTTAATGGCACATTTATTTTCTCATGTACAATATCCTTTTAGGAACAAAAGATAAGCCAGCAGATGCAAAATATTATACAACTAATTCGTTCTTGATGATCACATGTTCAATATATCTACTTTTAGAACCCTTAAATAAATATTGTTTGCATCCCGACAAGGATTAACcataataaacaataaactttacTCGACTAAAGATACCTCCATCTTTCCAATTGCTTCCAAACCAAAATATATCTTGGCCTAAATATCAATGTTAACGACAATCCCCTACACTAACTCATGGTGTAAGTGTTGAATTCAGGAACCCAAATCTATGAGAGCAATATGCAGCATACCATAATGCCATAAAAGAATATTACAGATTTCAGTGAAGCAATTCAACCTCAAGCATGATAGAAAACAAACGGTACCATACGCAACACTGTTATGTTGGatattctaaaaaaatatttataatgattcTCATTTCTTATGCTGATTCTAATGCAGGGATAATATCTTGAAATTCTAGCATAAGAGCAAAATCAGAGCATGTTTAGCTTTGTAATCTTTTGCCAAAACCAAGTAAATGCAAACAGGAATGTCAGAGTCCTAATGAACCATATAATAAATTGTGATTATTCAGACACACAATGGGAAAGTTTGATTAAAAAAGCTTACTGGTTCACCCATGTCAATACTCATATTCAGAAAGAGAATAGAAAATACCTCGTGGAATCTTCCATTGTATTGGCTTGCAATTCAGCATTCCCAAACAGTCTTGCTTAGAAgttgaatttgaatttgaattgctAGCAGTTTCAGACTCACTGAGAAGATTATCTTTTGTGGAAACTATTCGGATGCTATTTCCCTCTTTAATCAGATGAGGATCTTGAGGTGCTTTACATTCAGACAATACATTGTTGATCTGAGATGCAGAAAGTGCCTTTGGATCTTCAATTTTCTCTAACTTACTTCCACTACTTGATGGATCAACTTTTCCATACTTATGTTGCATAAACATTGCACGCAACTTTGCTTTCTGTATATCATCAGCTGACATTGGACGGCTATGATTTGCTGATACTGCTCGTACAACCTGCGCACTTCTACCTGCAGCTCTATGATCAGGCTGTTCCACCAACAAAACCTTTCTGCGTTCTTTGGATTCTGTCAATTGCTAAGGAAATTATAATGTTCAAACAGTTAGCGACATGATATTGAAGGAGAGATGCAGGACTAGCAGCAGTTCGTACTATTAGTTAATTCACAACTAATTTACAGTCCAATTTATTAATTGTAACGATGTAGCATGTCAAGGCTCTAATGATGTACATATTGTACCTGATTAGGATAGTGGCTCGTGCAAAAATATTGTACATTTACCAGAAATTGGATAAATCTCCAACACATTCTACTTCTACATTCAATGTCATGTGCTTCTACAGAAGGTTAACAATTGGTAAAAAGCTAATAATTGCAAAAGGTTCCCACTGAAACACTTGACAACGATAAAATTCAATGAGTTCAACAGAAAAGGAGACAATGATGCAATAAGCATAATGATACTCTCATACCATATGATTCATGGAGCTGATATTATTCAAATAGTCATTTGACATTTACATGACTAATCTAATTTCCGCTAGTCAAGATCAAACAGCTTATATTAACCTAAACTCATTAGGAATATTTTTGATGCACTGATACAGTAATATTGTTTCATAAGGTTGGATGAAAGAGAAGGTGATCTGAATAGGTCTAGATGAAGCAAAGAGAAAAAGCTAAACCACTGGTTATATAGTTGGCAAACTTTGAGATGACATCTTAATTTTCTTGCACCAAATACTAACATCtgcaaacaaaacaaaagaaaattttacaGAGGATCTAGTGGAATAGAATTTCTGAGAACATAAATACTTAATTTCAAAGGTTCTTGATTCCTACCACAAAAGCTTGTTACATAAAAGGCATGACTAATCTTGCAGTTATCATCAAAAATATTGGGACCACAATATAGTATAGAATCTTCTGAGAACATAGAGGATCTAGTGGTATAGAATCTTCTGAGATCATAAATACTTAAATTCAAAGGTTCTTGATTCCTACCACAAAAGCTTGTTACATAAAAGCCATGACTAATCTTACAGTTATCAAAAAAATTGGGACCACAATATAGTACTACCTTTTCTAGAACAAAAATACTACTGGATCTGGAACAATTCATTTATGATCAAAGACCATCCAAGCTTACATTTTAGCAATGATTTTAGACTAAGACCCAACATGTTTAGAGGGTTAAATCTGAGTTGGTCATCTTATGATCAAATCAAGTAATACACGTCCAATATTATACCACCTGAAAAGTATATGGAATCTCCTCAGATCTAAATTTCAAACAAATTAATGTTCGGCTAAATAATAGCCAAATAACACAAGAACAACATGAAGCTCCTGATACAACTTATATAAGAGATGGACAaaatatgttaaattatcccCAACACTCACCGAGGAATTACAGATACTATTTGGAAAAGATGAAAGTAGGTGATATTCTTGAAGGAATCACATATGGAATGGATGGTGTGACAGCTTACTTTGAGCAGGCTAAGCATGGGTACCTGTTGAGGATCATTACAAACACCTTTTGGAAGTAATGCTAATGATATGCTGACTCTTGCAGAGAAAAGAtggaacaaaagaaaagaaaagaaaagagtggTAAACGTGAGGCATTGGAGGCACTGCCTCTCTATTAGCGGACAATACCAAGATATTCCAACAAGCTTTAAGTTACACTACGTTAAGATATTGTGGCCGATAGTGTGAGGTGATATCTACAACTCTTTAGATGAAAAGCTGTGCAGCTCCCAAATGACAAGAAAAGTGGTGTTGCAGAAAAACAAAGCATGACTAAACATTGCAGAATTTGATTTAAGGTGATCAGAAAATCACATGATTCACCAATGTTTCGACTTGAGGTAAGTGGCTTGTCAACCTAATTAGGTTTTTAATTAGGTTTTTCTAAAgatgtttttagttatttaaTAAAGTAATAAATGTTATTTTAAATATCAAATATGGATGAATGTGTATTTTATGTCTTGATTGAATAAAATGATATTCTATAGTTATTTGCCTTGTTGTAAATGCTTGATAATATTCATTTCTAGATTGTGTGCACCATGATTTGCGAGCTATAAAAAATTTGCTTCATCTATTGTTGCTTTAATCATGAAATCAGCATATGCTTTAACAATTGACATGAAATATAAAATAcgaaaatactatatatatatatatatatatatatatatatatatatatatatatatatatatatatacttacaggTTCTTAATAATTCACCTACAAAAGCTTATGCCTCATTGTAGATTCCAAGGATGCTAAAGCTTCGGATCgacgaaaggatgatgtttaaatCCACCAAGACAGAGGCAATGAGGTAATATGAGTGATACACATTAATAACCTTGTAGACTTAAGTAGAAAATTTAATCAAATGTGGTGGTAAATCTAAGATGGATGGCGTCTAAGTCTACCTTAAGTTCACCAAAAATATTGTCCAGGGGATGAGGTTGATTCCCTTGGGGTTTGTACATACCTAAGTATAAGATGAAAGGAGAAATAAAAAGTAGATGCACCTAAATatgatgatgaacataatgaatatGAATGGTTTCTTATTTTTGTATATATTGATTTGACTATGTAAAATACATGTATTGTTTATATTGATGTCTTGTAAATAtccttaaatatatttaaaatcttgTTTACCCACCTAAGGAGGCTTgtccacttaatgatttttttctcACGGTCTCACCCTCACCACCCCATCTCCACATGTAACTCATTGAAATATACATGGATAATTATCATGATGTTCTGCATGTCCCTGAAAGGACTTTATGGTAAAGGTCCATTGAAgacttttaatattaaaaaatgatctaaaaatatgaaataattagATGATGTTTTTATAATGTTCATTCTTGTATTATGTTAATATTCTAAATCTAGCATTTGTTATTAACAAAGTCAAAGACCATCATCTCATGGCGACCGGTGGTAACGGTCTTGGGACATACGTCACGTCTATACATACTCAATTTCAGAAAAAAGGCCTGAAATGAtagaaaaatcatttttaaaaaataaattttagggTTTTTATCCAAATTTAATGGTACTTTTATTCGATTTCAATAAAAATAGAATGTAAATGAGTCAAATGAATGGAATTCTATGTTCTGAGGAGGAGATAGTGAATTTATCTTTTCTGAATCCTTGAGGAGCAACTTTGTTATATGGTCCTCTGTTGCTTCCATTAATCTAAAGTCACATATAAGGATATGAGTTGATATGTTAGACTATTAGTGGAAACAAGTAATTAACGGAAGCAACTTATATATATGTGATGAGGGAAGTGAGAAAGTGTAAGAGAGTGAGAAAGAGAGGGAAAAAGAGAGTGAGGGAGAGTCAAAGAGGGGGAGGGAGGGGCTTTTAAAAGGGGTGAACCAAGGTCCAACAGTCAATTTGATCAGACCCTGATTTTATTAGATTTGATCGATATAGGTCGGTAACGATTGAGTTACGACCGTAACGGGCAACATAGGGGCATATCAAGCTGTACATCCCCACTTCTTGCATTTTGCCTGAAACCAGGTGATCCGCGATCGTCCAGTGGACCGGAACATACTGGTCGTTTCAGTTTCGGGCAATATGACAGTAGGATAGTCCTTGATTTTAGTTATACTAAGTAAAATAAGGATAGTATAATAAGACAAGTAAATATATGCAAGTGTCCACACAAATGATTATGGTTACACCATGGTTAGATGGattcaaaagaaagaaaatagggTCAGATCTGATCTAAACTAGCCCATGGCCATTTGGTAGATTGTCACATCCTCCAGATTTTGAGGCATGACAAATATCATACCAACTGATACTTACTGGTCCAATTGGTATCAAACATATGGTCAGGTCTTGGTCGATATTAAACTTACATGAAGGTATAATGCCCAAACAATACCACCCAGTACATTGGTACCATGCCAATCCCAAAGCTTGGCTTGAATAATTATATATAGGCCCAATTTTGACTTTGTCTCTGCACCTGAAGATGGCCAGGCTTGACGGGAGTTTGCTTTACATATTTCTTTGCatgtatattaa belongs to Musa acuminata AAA Group cultivar baxijiao chromosome BXJ1-11, Cavendish_Baxijiao_AAA, whole genome shotgun sequence and includes:
- the LOC135583061 gene encoding homeobox protein LUMINIDEPENDENS-like isoform X2; translation: MALVAADSACALVELDNGGPPGTLARLLESQRELFHSQIDQLQKLVVAQCKLTGVNPLAQEMAAGALSIRIGKRPRDLLNPKAAKYMQSVFSIKDAIGKKESREISALCGVRVSQVREYFAGQRSRVRKLVRLSCEKVTRLEESKTSKEDHSETLTSIDLVKEEGRPSLLQEETIPGVNSDDKEFLNNIFNLMRKEQTFSSQVKLMEWVLSVENSAVLNWFSNNGGITILATWLSQAAVEEQTTVLLVILKVLYHLPVHKALPVHMSAIVPVVNRLRFYRTSDISNRARVLLSRWSKVFIKSQALKRPFVSSFKTTMEAIHKQRMSGFLNDELLQAKLDIPEDVLALTEDAETTKTIEPKQTLKLLPASGADSSKKHDRSVSSTKSKERRKVLLVEQPDHRAAGRSAQVVRAVSANHSRPMSADDIQKAKLRAMFMQHKYGKVDPSSSGSKLEKIEDPKALSASQINNVLSECKAPQDPHLIKEGNSIRIVSTKDNLLSESETASNSNSNSTSKQDCLGMLNCKPIQWKIPRETQISSTWSMGAGEDSKEFDVQTQRNQREKETFYSCLQDIPPNPKEPWDREMDFDDTLTPEIPTEQPPDADAEEGSSCAPIKDAEEAPASKAAADITCASPISDGPPEPDLELLAVLLKNPDLVFALTSNQGKSLTSEEMVVLLDMLKRNGVGLTGMLNDLAHPKVNSSHKTRSQEQEPPTSLPSPTPPSEAARSGWRSDFRAFSKTPVLQPHFSGNRTAAALTSVVLQPPPATVFPVVSGPQTPGLVSPAQAPATISSVPEGMMMNDSTTRNLPPMSLLPTRTPAPSPPSQKTSIRYPLQQTKVFNSDLPSKQYPVTKTTFISSIPLQESLGHSCTTMSCLPALPALPHNLQRPQFLPKAEPSKVSPIPPTWPPVSGATKVVRQDTTAHQLISQPNGILEAAVPNQQYVPIQNNCSTYPSGTVSQAHMLPGSLRGDRNGSLHGDGGSLGSTEFPAGWSYNDEPRRDNRSNKMPEWSRQWTTENWDRYRSGGGGGGKRWQDHGHGHGHGRQR
- the LOC135583061 gene encoding homeobox protein LUMINIDEPENDENS-like isoform X1, with product MALVAADSACALVELDNGGPPGTLARLLESQRELFHSQIDQLQKLVVAQCKLTGVNPLAQEMAAGALSIRIGKRPRDLLNPKAAKYMQSVFSIKDAIGKKESREISALCGVRVSQVREYFAGQRSRVRKLVRLSCEKVTRLEESKTSKEDHSVSLDQSLPVSEVPSGNAAASDAFVTVELKQVPDNTGIFGTVKTYQQETLTSIDLVKEEGRPSLLQEETIPGVNSDDKEFLNNIFNLMRKEQTFSSQVKLMEWVLSVENSAVLNWFSNNGGITILATWLSQAAVEEQTTVLLVILKVLYHLPVHKALPVHMSAIVPVVNRLRFYRTSDISNRARVLLSRWSKVFIKSQALKRPFVSSFKTTMEAIHKQRMSGFLNDELLQAKLDIPEDVLALTEDAETTKTIEPKQTLKLLPASGADSSKKHDRSVSSTKSKERRKVLLVEQPDHRAAGRSAQVVRAVSANHSRPMSADDIQKAKLRAMFMQHKYGKVDPSSSGSKLEKIEDPKALSASQINNVLSECKAPQDPHLIKEGNSIRIVSTKDNLLSESETASNSNSNSTSKQDCLGMLNCKPIQWKIPRETQISSTWSMGAGEDSKEFDVQTQRNQREKETFYSCLQDIPPNPKEPWDREMDFDDTLTPEIPTEQPPDADAEEGSSCAPIKDAEEAPASKAAADITCASPISDGPPEPDLELLAVLLKNPDLVFALTSNQGKSLTSEEMVVLLDMLKRNGVGLTGMLNDLAHPKVNSSHKTRSQEQEPPTSLPSPTPPSEAARSGWRSDFRAFSKTPVLQPHFSGNRTAAALTSVVLQPPPATVFPVVSGPQTPGLVSPAQAPATISSVPEGMMMNDSTTRNLPPMSLLPTRTPAPSPPSQKTSIRYPLQQTKVFNSDLPSKQYPVTKTTFISSIPLQESLGHSCTTMSCLPALPALPHNLQRPQFLPKAEPSKVSPIPPTWPPVSGATKVVRQDTTAHQLISQPNGILEAAVPNQQYVPIQNNCSTYPSGTVSQAHMLPGSLRGDRNGSLHGDGGSLGSTEFPAGWSYNDEPRRDNRSNKMPEWSRQWTTENWDRYRSGGGGGGKRWQDHGHGHGHGRQR
- the LOC135583061 gene encoding homeobox protein LUMINIDEPENDENS-like isoform X3, which produces MQSVFSIKDAIGKKESREISALCGVRVSQVREYFAGQRSRVRKLVRLSCEKVTRLEESKTSKEDHSVSLDQSLPVSEVPSGNAAASDAFVTVELKQVPDNTGIFGTVKTYQQETLTSIDLVKEEGRPSLLQEETIPGVNSDDKEFLNNIFNLMRKEQTFSSQVKLMEWVLSVENSAVLNWFSNNGGITILATWLSQAAVEEQTTVLLVILKVLYHLPVHKALPVHMSAIVPVVNRLRFYRTSDISNRARVLLSRWSKVFIKSQALKRPFVSSFKTTMEAIHKQRMSGFLNDELLQAKLDIPEDVLALTEDAETTKTIEPKQTLKLLPASGADSSKKHDRSVSSTKSKERRKVLLVEQPDHRAAGRSAQVVRAVSANHSRPMSADDIQKAKLRAMFMQHKYGKVDPSSSGSKLEKIEDPKALSASQINNVLSECKAPQDPHLIKEGNSIRIVSTKDNLLSESETASNSNSNSTSKQDCLGMLNCKPIQWKIPRETQISSTWSMGAGEDSKEFDVQTQRNQREKETFYSCLQDIPPNPKEPWDREMDFDDTLTPEIPTEQPPDADAEEGSSCAPIKDAEEAPASKAAADITCASPISDGPPEPDLELLAVLLKNPDLVFALTSNQGKSLTSEEMVVLLDMLKRNGVGLTGMLNDLAHPKVNSSHKTRSQEQEPPTSLPSPTPPSEAARSGWRSDFRAFSKTPVLQPHFSGNRTAAALTSVVLQPPPATVFPVVSGPQTPGLVSPAQAPATISSVPEGMMMNDSTTRNLPPMSLLPTRTPAPSPPSQKTSIRYPLQQTKVFNSDLPSKQYPVTKTTFISSIPLQESLGHSCTTMSCLPALPALPHNLQRPQFLPKAEPSKVSPIPPTWPPVSGATKVVRQDTTAHQLISQPNGILEAAVPNQQYVPIQNNCSTYPSGTVSQAHMLPGSLRGDRNGSLHGDGGSLGSTEFPAGWSYNDEPRRDNRSNKMPEWSRQWTTENWDRYRSGGGGGGKRWQDHGHGHGHGRQR